In the Planctomycetota bacterium genome, one interval contains:
- a CDS encoding class II fumarate hydratase, with protein MADTRIEKDSMGEMPVPADALYGASTARAVDNFPIAHRPVPPAVIHAFGHLKAACAAANKDLGKLDATLADAIIAAADEVAAGKHDAHFPVDVYQTGSGTSTNMNANEVIATLANKQLGAGKVHPNDHVNMGQSSNDTFPTAMHIAAVLALTNDLDPALKRLHKTLAEKAKAWDDIVKIGRTHLMDATPIRMGQVFAGFASQAKHSSDRLVDATGEWRATMPIGGTAVGTGINTHPEFAAKVCATLSERTGVEFMEAGNHVEAQAAKDTFVLAAGVLKTVAVSLSKIANDIRHLGSGPRCGIGELILPAIQPGSSIMPGKVNPVICESVMQVCCRVIGNDATVTTAALGGVGSIFELNVAMPVMIDAFLESVTLLTNVSHVFVDKLLDGLEVNEARCRELLEASLMTITALAPEIGYDKCSALAKQAHAEGKTIKQLVSEQNLMPQERLDELMNYDAMTRPGA; from the coding sequence ATGGCTGACACGCGTATCGAGAAAGACAGCATGGGCGAGATGCCCGTCCCCGCCGACGCGCTCTATGGGGCGAGCACCGCCCGGGCCGTCGACAACTTCCCCATCGCCCACCGCCCGGTCCCGCCGGCCGTCATCCACGCCTTCGGCCACCTCAAGGCCGCCTGCGCCGCCGCCAACAAGGACCTCGGCAAGCTCGACGCGACCCTCGCCGACGCGATCATCGCCGCCGCCGACGAGGTCGCCGCCGGCAAGCACGACGCCCACTTCCCCGTCGACGTCTACCAGACCGGCTCCGGCACCAGCACCAACATGAACGCCAACGAAGTCATCGCGACGTTGGCCAACAAGCAACTCGGCGCCGGCAAGGTCCACCCCAACGACCACGTCAACATGGGCCAATCGTCCAACGACACCTTCCCGACCGCGATGCATATCGCCGCGGTGCTGGCGTTGACCAACGACCTCGACCCCGCCCTCAAACGCCTGCACAAGACCCTCGCCGAAAAGGCCAAGGCGTGGGACGACATCGTCAAGATCGGCCGGACCCACCTCATGGACGCCACGCCCATCCGCATGGGCCAGGTCTTCGCCGGCTTCGCCTCGCAGGCCAAGCACAGCAGCGACCGACTCGTCGACGCCACCGGCGAGTGGCGCGCCACCATGCCCATCGGCGGCACCGCCGTCGGCACCGGCATCAACACCCACCCCGAGTTCGCCGCCAAGGTCTGCGCGACGCTCTCGGAACGCACCGGCGTCGAGTTCATGGAAGCGGGCAACCACGTCGAGGCCCAGGCCGCCAAAGACACGTTTGTCCTCGCGGCCGGCGTGCTCAAAACCGTCGCCGTCTCGCTCTCCAAGATCGCCAACGACATCCGCCACCTCGGCTCCGGGCCGCGCTGCGGGATCGGCGAGCTCATCCTCCCGGCCATCCAGCCCGGCTCCTCGATCATGCCCGGCAAGGTCAACCCCGTTATCTGCGAGTCGGTCATGCAGGTCTGCTGCCGCGTCATCGGCAACGACGCCACCGTCACCACCGCCGCCCTCGGCGGCGTCGGCTCCATCTTCGAACTCAACGTCGCCATGCCCGTCATGATCGACGCCTTCCTCGAATCGGTCACCCTCCTGACCAACGTCAGCCACGTCTTCGTCGACAAGCTCCTCGACGGCCTCGAGGTCAACGAAGCCCGCTGCCGCGAACTGCTCGAAGCCAGCCTCATGACCATCACCGCCCTGGCCCCCGAAATCGGCTACGACAAGTGCAGCGCCCTCGCCAAGCAAGCCCACGCCGAAGGCAAGACCATCAAGCAACTCGTCAGTGAGCAAAACCTCATGCCGCAGGAACGGCTCGACGAACTGATGAACTACGACGCGATGACAAGGCCCGGCGCATGA
- a CDS encoding nucleoside transporter C-terminal domain-containing protein yields MLQLQSLLGLFVFVGFVALLGWGMARWRKTAYRLAWRPLVGGLALQFLLAFLVLRTEPGRWVFDKLNLGVQGLLQCSQAGAKAVFGNLSTFTLPSSDGSVVDHGAFFAFNVLPTILFFSALTAIFYHLGVMQLIVSGLAWVMRRTLGTSGMETLSAAANVFVGQTEAPLFVRPYLPTATKSELHAVMVGGFSNIASGVLAAYIGMLTGLIPDAGSHLIAASLISAPAGLAVAKLLVPETETPSTADPAKAKAEKLDANVIDAAARGTTEGMHLALNVGAMLITFTALVAVVNLLLGQIDEGVTLEAILGYAFVPVAWLCGIEAGQTFDVGQYIGIKTVLNEFIAYDMLAGALRDESLQLTDRSKIITLYALCGFANIASIAIQIGGISVLAPERRHDLSRVGLLAMIGGTVASFMTACVVGMLI; encoded by the coding sequence GTGCTGCAACTGCAATCACTGCTTGGGCTTTTCGTGTTCGTGGGGTTCGTGGCCTTGTTGGGGTGGGGGATGGCGCGGTGGCGGAAGACGGCGTATCGGTTGGCGTGGCGGCCGTTGGTGGGCGGGTTGGCGTTGCAGTTTTTGCTGGCGTTCCTGGTGTTGCGGACCGAGCCGGGGCGGTGGGTGTTCGACAAGCTGAACCTTGGCGTCCAGGGGTTGTTGCAATGTTCGCAGGCCGGGGCGAAGGCGGTGTTTGGGAACCTCTCCACGTTTACGTTGCCGAGTTCGGACGGGTCGGTCGTGGACCACGGGGCGTTCTTCGCGTTCAACGTGTTGCCGACGATCCTGTTCTTCTCGGCACTGACGGCGATCTTCTACCACCTGGGCGTGATGCAGTTGATCGTGTCCGGCCTGGCGTGGGTGATGCGGCGGACGCTGGGGACGAGCGGGATGGAGACGCTCAGTGCGGCGGCGAACGTGTTCGTCGGGCAGACCGAAGCGCCGTTGTTCGTTCGGCCATATCTGCCGACGGCGACGAAGTCGGAGCTGCACGCGGTCATGGTCGGCGGGTTCTCCAACATCGCGTCGGGGGTGTTGGCGGCGTACATCGGCATGTTGACCGGGCTGATCCCGGACGCCGGGTCGCACCTGATCGCCGCGTCGTTGATCTCGGCACCGGCGGGGCTGGCGGTCGCGAAGCTTTTAGTGCCTGAAACCGAGACGCCGTCCACGGCCGACCCTGCCAAGGCCAAGGCCGAGAAGCTCGACGCCAACGTCATCGACGCCGCGGCACGCGGGACCACCGAGGGCATGCATCTGGCCCTGAACGTCGGCGCGATGCTGATCACGTTCACTGCGCTGGTCGCAGTGGTGAACCTGCTGCTCGGGCAGATCGACGAGGGCGTCACGCTCGAGGCCATCCTCGGCTACGCCTTCGTCCCGGTCGCCTGGCTGTGTGGCATCGAGGCGGGGCAGACCTTCGACGTTGGGCAGTACATCGGCATCAAAACCGTGCTCAACGAGTTCATCGCCTACGACATGCTCGCCGGGGCGCTGCGGGATGAGTCACTACAACTGACCGATCGCAGCAAGATCATCACGCTCTACGCCCTGTGCGGCTTTGCCAACATCGCCTCCATCGCCATCCAGATCGGTGGTATCAGCGTCCTGGCCCCTGAGCGTCGCCACGACCTGAGCCGGGTCGGTCTGCTTGCCATGATCGGCGGCACCGTCGCAAGCTTCATGACGGCATGCGTCGTTGGGATGCTCATCTGA
- a CDS encoding serine/threonine-protein kinase — MKNRLVEVGKLGSGGFGEVCIVVRDRDPEQRFARKTLKTAGLSPQESEEASARFKREVLILASLDHPNIVPVLGRRLKNAPLYYLMPVYERSLRSEIAAICGDIKRTRRIFDQVLDALAYAHSQNIIHRDLKPENVLLQGSDQVVVSDFGLGRIIDAESTRQTQTGFPMGTPYYMAPEQLADAKSADHRCDVFALGRLLYELLGGNVMAPIQSFRNLPSGFETLIKKCTSEEPDERFSSVSDLKRAWKSIFDIGIRRDEKGEGEDLSKELAVGNSSPEHVERWLDLLASHRDDPDWIHQCLMQVNPNNFAGLPSPQLDQLRDITATAGEYVKEVGWPFDYTDKIAIQYKQFAKNVDDGELTATLIDALIEVGASHNRFFVMQTVGELLQICCDPECVLMMESSLTQTSKMRRQKIAPYINMAAIDPKLQTHFSDG, encoded by the coding sequence ATGAAAAATCGACTAGTCGAAGTGGGCAAGCTCGGCAGCGGCGGATTTGGCGAGGTCTGCATTGTCGTCCGCGACAGAGATCCAGAGCAACGATTTGCAAGAAAGACCCTAAAAACGGCTGGCTTGAGCCCACAGGAATCTGAAGAGGCGAGCGCTAGATTCAAAAGAGAGGTGTTGATTCTTGCAAGTCTTGACCATCCAAATATCGTTCCGGTTCTCGGGCGGCGACTAAAGAACGCTCCGCTGTACTACTTGATGCCAGTGTACGAGCGTTCACTTCGGAGTGAGATCGCCGCTATCTGCGGAGACATCAAGCGAACTAGACGTATTTTTGATCAAGTTCTCGACGCACTTGCCTACGCACACTCACAGAACATCATCCATCGAGATCTCAAGCCAGAAAACGTGCTACTGCAGGGCAGTGATCAAGTCGTTGTAAGTGATTTCGGCTTAGGGCGGATCATCGACGCAGAATCAACCCGTCAGACCCAAACCGGCTTCCCTATGGGAACACCATACTACATGGCGCCTGAACAACTGGCAGACGCAAAATCTGCGGACCATCGGTGCGACGTCTTCGCACTTGGCCGTTTGCTTTACGAGCTGCTCGGTGGCAACGTTATGGCGCCGATTCAAAGCTTCCGCAATCTCCCAAGTGGTTTCGAGACACTCATTAAGAAATGTACTTCCGAAGAACCTGATGAACGCTTTTCCAGTGTCAGTGACTTGAAGCGAGCATGGAAATCCATCTTTGATATCGGCATACGGCGTGACGAGAAGGGGGAAGGAGAGGACCTGTCAAAGGAGCTTGCAGTAGGGAATTCCTCACCTGAACATGTTGAACGGTGGCTTGACCTGCTCGCATCACATCGGGACGACCCCGACTGGATACACCAATGCTTAATGCAAGTGAACCCCAACAACTTTGCCGGTTTACCCTCTCCGCAACTCGATCAGCTTCGGGATATTACTGCCACTGCAGGTGAGTATGTCAAGGAAGTCGGCTGGCCTTTCGACTATACGGACAAAATTGCGATCCAGTACAAGCAGTTTGCGAAGAATGTAGACGATGGCGAACTAACCGCAACCTTGATTGACGCTCTGATAGAAGTCGGCGCTTCGCATAACCGATTTTTCGTCATGCAGACAGTCGGAGAGCTGCTTCAGATTTGCTGCGATCCAGAATGCGTACTCATGATGGAGAGCTCACTAACACAAACCTCGAAGATGAGACGGCAGAAGATTGCACCATATATCAATATGGCCGCAATTGACCCGAAGCTTCAAACTCACTTCTCTGATGGTTGA